A stretch of DNA from Danaus plexippus chromosome 31, MEX_DaPlex, whole genome shotgun sequence:
GGGTATTCTTATGAATACCCTCATTAAGGTTTACTACCATTGTAGTATGGAAAAAATACGAGAGATGTcacttttcatataattatgctacaaacattaaatttaaatatgtatatatttttattttttgaatattctgTTTCTTCAGTGTCTCTCTTGACCTCACAAGTGTTAAATCTAATaactaaatgaatttaaaattaacactaACAAGCAAACTTCCCGGGGCGACTAGTGCcaaaaatttatctttatttaattgaaaatataaaaaataagtccaATACGAACCAGCCTGCAGGCCTGCCGCGTCTGTCATGAAGGTcgcttatataattaaaattaacttatatctGTTCTGGACATGTTTTGTTGTGACGTCCGGACGTAATGTCTCACTGACATAAGCAATGATACATCTGATAGAAGCGACCTTCATGTGTCAAAGGAGGTCCGAGCTTTGTGACGAGAAGAGTTCGAATGGAGCGGAGATTATTTAGATTAATAGCAAAAAGCtcactaaattatatatatactatatgttAACTAACACAGATAAACAGATAATCCGAAGATGTATCTGTCTGTAAATATCTCGTGTGATTCAACTCAGACATCACACGCACCAATCTGCGTGCGGACTATCAACTAGAGGTAGGTAAAGCAAGgtagatttaaatgatttttgagactagaaaaatattcaatttttattgatatcacATATCATAGTCTTATTAGAACattagttgttatattttgtaaatagacGTGTGTTTAGGaacttattatttgataagtctcaaatttattaagaaaatcacCCCAGTTGCATGTGTATTTTAGGATTTCaaggtgaaaaaaaaacaacaaaaaacaaataaataaaacattacaaatcacatttttatttatggcaACACTTAACAACACTGAATACGGCAACACTGAATTGTACGTCACTCTGACAAGTTCAGTACCAACTTTAAACTGCACGTAACTGTTCATGATTGTATAGGATAAGGCGTAGGAAACTCCAAACGACGAGTTTGTAGTCCGCTGAGCCGGACCTGTGGTATCGTGGAGGCGGTTCCGTCTCCGGTCTCGAATAGAAgtcatcattatataaattttcacttattcatgtattaaaaaacaagagcgggctttaaaaatatctaatgttCCGCTGAACAAACAAGTCAAGCTATTTTACAGTTGTCGTCTGTCCTGGGGCTCGTCTCCTCCTGAAACACAAGTGGTTCCCCTTTACAATCAGCGCCACCTGGCGGCGGTCGCGCGCCGGCTCCAACTCACCACCTCCTGGCTCGTGATGTCCGGCAGCGGTCTGCGTAGGAGCCTCGCCAGAGCGCTGCGTTTGTCCTTTTTGGTTTTTACCTGTTTTTTTTgggtaaatatattatgtaaggtaaataactttatttattatttatatatatatatatatttacttctgCGTCGCTCTGCCTGTCCTGTGTGTCCTGGTCCGGGTCTCTGCCCGAGCCCGTCGATTCCTCGGCGTAAGCATCCTGGATGGTGCGAATCTCTTCTGGAACATAGTTCAtaatggaaaattatatatatatagtaagtcCAGCAGCAGCGTCTGTCTGTATACCCTAGGAACCGTTCCTCTACACACAATACACACGGGACGCGCGCTGATACAGCGATTGTTGATTGGCTGTCTGTTCGTCACGTCTGATCTCGGgaacggctggaccgatttccACGGGACTTGTATAGGCAGGTAGATGGTGTAATGAGGAGTGTCTCGGCTACTTTTTACCCGGATCCCAAAATAAAGCGCCGCGAGGggcggggggggggggggcgtAGCGCACGCGGCGCTTAAAAGAGTTTTCCTTGTTTTAGCTCTTGTATATACACTCACGATGCTCTAACACTCAATACCGagtatttatttgtcatttcTGACAATGTCCACACAAAATACTTACGAAAGTCGTAGCTAGTGCCCGAGCCCTGTCCGCTGGCGCAGCCCCGGCAGATCGGGCTCCGCGCAGCCACTTCCGGCAACACTGGCGGGGATGGCGCGGGGCTTTGGCCACTCAACAAGCGCTTAATTTCTTCCGCCCTGTCCATGTACCTGAGATGTGAGACAAAATTACATGTATTTAAActcctctctctctctcacaTCGCTCCATCCTTCTCCCTCGCCACCCTGTAGTTGTTGTGTTAGTGTGAGTCTGTGAACGTTTGCTGCTCTAGCAAAGTAAGCAAAGACACAGCaagttttttgtaaattaaatatatcattatcaaCAATGCCATTTGTTACTGACTCCCGAAGACATATCATATACAAGGAgctgttttaataaagaagAATTAGTTAATATAGTTATGGTCTGCACCTCTCCAGCTTGGCCGCCAGAGCCGCTCTGCGGGCGGGGTCGGTGTGCACCCTGGCGGCCGGCACCAGGTACCGCAGGCCGGTCGCGTACCCCTCCAGCGCGTCGCCGAGCCGGCCCTCGCCGTCTAGCTCGATGGCGCGCTTTATGAGCCCCACCGCCTGCAAGGTGCGGACTAACTCTATTTGTTGAGATTATTCTTGAAGCGTCAGATTACTTCTCGATCAGAACTCGTTCGTTCTAGGACTCCGCTCCATCTCTTATTCGCCCTACTATAATTCTTCTTGCATTTCAAGTCCCCTTCCGTCTCTCTCTAACGCATAGCTCCGACCCTTTCGCTCTTTATATTAACACTCCCCCCTCTCTTTACCACATCATTTCGTCTCTGTCACTCATTGTATTGATACTCCCCTCCCTCTATCCCACTTCGCTCCGTCTCTTTCACTCACCATACTATAGTTGTTCTTGTATTTAAACCCTCTCTCTCTCGCTCACCGTGTTATAGTTCTGCTTTGACGGCATGTACTCCAGGTCCAGGTATTGGTGGCTGAAGAACTCCTCGTAGGAGATGCGCCTGTTGGGATCGTGTTGCAGCAACCTGGTGAGGAGGTCGAGGCAGCCCGCGGACAGCGACGAGTTCGCGGGTATCTGACGGATGACCAAAACAACTTGGACTATCACGATTATGGGCTGCAATAAGTTCGCTAGCTCTGCTTATATGAGTCGGGTAAATGACATCTGGCCTATGAAGTGTGTAAATATATCtgagtaatttaatttcttcatcacattaataatttttttagaccGAGACAACATTTCCGTCGTTCCTgtacagtaaaaataattttttcttagttAAATGCCGTCTAAGTCCGCATTATTCTTTTCGGGCCAGGAGTTGTTCCTCTGCGGAGTAGTCTTCCGCCACCTCTACCTGTATGGGAGCTTGTCTTTGTATCTTGTCCACCAACTCCTTCAACGTCGCTGACGAATAAGGAGCTCTCCCAAACAGACACTCGTACATTATAACGCCTGTTgaggttaaatatattaaattaatattaattaagttatttttatcattaaatattattttttaactcagAATAGACATTtctagttaaattatatttttttttaaatcagaaaCTATGTCTGTGAAGCCAAAATAACTTCAGTATCAAAGGTTGTTTATGACTTTTCactaatagaaaatattcaataatgatTGGTCCCTAAGATTGTAAAGATGAATTCTTCTAGAACAATCTCAGACTAGTTCTAGCAGGTCAAAGTATATGCTGTCCTCACCAACGCTCCAGAGGTCAACCCTGGCGTCGTATTTCCCTAAGATCATCTCCGGTGCCATGTACAGAGGTGACCCTCGGACAGATCTCATGGATTCCTCTGTTAAGTGCTGGGCAAACCTAcgtacatacaaacatatatataaagtaatgatTTTAACCGCGATTTGTTTATATTGGTATCTATGTTTCGTACTtttcttgatataaaaatgtatataatttttttttcaacagaaACCGTCCCTAATTCAGAGTATTTCGGGTAACTGGTATGGAGGTAGGCATGGAAATATTTGATTGCCTAAAGCCTAGTACACACGTGCTAGCACGAGCTAGATTGGCTAACGAAACAAAGATTCTGTATTATctgtataatacattaaatttttacccAAAATCGGCTACTttcagtaaatatttgttatccGAGTCCTTGTGAAGCAGAAGGTTGTGGGGCTTCAGGTCCATGTGCACGACACCTGCATCCAACGAGACgagataaataatgtaaacgaaattaaaactCGACATTTGattagtttttcttttttctgcTAACACGTGTATTACTCACCTTCTTCTCTTAAGAATTTCAAAGCTGAGGCCAgttgttgtaaaaaatataatacctgtaattagaaattttgtatatatatatatatatatatatatataattgtgctGTCTGTATGTATTGTCTATAGTCACACAGTACATGTAGAGAACttgcattatatatttttgtctgtctatTCCTTCCTAATAAAATCTGAAACGGCTTAACAATTTGTGAAGAGACTTTCACTTGCAGATAGATCTAATCAGGAGTGACTTAGACTACTTTTGTTTATGAACATTTGTTTGGTGAATACTTCCGGCGGACAAAGTGAAATAGTAGAAAATTGTGACTGACTCACTTGATGTTCGGGGACCCGTCCGTACTTGTGGATGTATTTGGACAAATCCCCTCCGCAGCAATATTCGGTTATAATGTAGATATGCCTGTTGAGAAAACACGAAACAAACAGAAATGAGTTGATGTAGAATATTAATACTGGCCGGTTTGTTGCTGAGAAACTTTTGTCAGAtcttcttttcaaattttgttaggtagggagaggagcttggacggtggaggtgagcgtttaacgcgtgaGATAGGGgctcttaaacctacacctgagtCGCaggtcccaggcactgttgaagctcctctccctgcaacagACCTGTGCCCGCACGGTGAGAGGATGCTGAGAGGCTTCTTCTCTtagttatatagaaaatatagatgTTTGATTGATTTGTTTTGATTGAATTAAGTGTAAGCATAAAGTATATAAGAGGAACCCAACCGCCACATacagaaaatatcaaaaaaatattttatatcagattATATAAGTTCCATCACTCCAAGGAATATGTATTCGTGTAACAGATGTAAGTGGTATACTGAATTCACATTCAAGTTACGACTCAATGATACTTTTCGTGGAGCGTCCGGATGCTTCACTCGTGCCTAACAGGTTCAAAACCCGATTGCATCAACGAATGAACGATTCCAtgcaagtaattaattttattgttgttttagcTTTCATTTAAGTCACGATTACGgtaattttgtatgtattattaaatatatagttgaATAACTTTGCATCCCAAGTGAATTCCTTCATGTGCACTATGTGGGGATGTCGTAATGTCTTTAGTAGTCTTATTTCGGTTATTAAGTTATCGATGGCCGCTCCGGAATGCTTTACTCTCGATTTATCCACGCATTTCACAGCCACCACCGATCTGGCACCGAcctttaatgatatatatatattttaatgtaattttcattatggtatagttatttataatgagcATTTTGAAATGCCaccacaaaatttattaaatcatataagaTTGAAGAACAAATATTGTCTGTTAACTCTCTTCGAGGCAATAATTATGTAAGAGACGGGCtatgaaaagttaaaaaatatttattgcaagaGATTAAGTCGGTAAACAAAGTTATTAGCCGTACCTTTGTATACGCTTTGTAAACGGTGGAATAACTCCCAGAGCCGAGTTTTTCAGTGACGACATATCCGTCTATCTTAGGGAacgacatttttaatataatttaaatcattacaataaaaaaatcctattttaCATTCGAATCATCAAACGCTTTGTTGTGACTCAAAAGTGACTTTGACAGAAATGTTATCTTGGTAACTGAGTTGCGTTTcgttaatacattaaaaaaatatgtgattcttttgataattttttcattattatatagaataaaattatattgttttataaaaatattgacaaacatattccaaaataaaaaaatatatatattttcctttacaaataattaactttgaatgtcctttacaaatatataaacatcctTTACAAATACTTTACTTTGAATTGAATGATAAACGtgtattctataataatttactttaaaactttaattccaGTTCTCAAATAAGATATTCGTTCAatcttaagaaaaattttaatatttcttaaactgCGGATAATACTTTGTGGATATGCAGAATAcagttaaattgaaaatttattaaaatagagttACAGGTCGTAATAGAAATTATCATCGTCCTTATTGtatttacgaaaatatttaattatatataattattaatgaatgttACTAATCTGTTTTAcgtaaactatataaataaacttacgaACAGACTAAAAATCAACTTACCTgagtgtaatttaaaaatacttccaTCCTTaatcattaagaaaaaaaatcaaattaaaaactttttagagctgaaataaattagaaatcgTTCTTCATTTAATAGACTTCCTCTTTtggtgttaaaaataaacgcaATTTTAATACCCTTAGTGTATGTTTGCTTGAAACTACACACTACACATGCAGCGTCTTCCGTCTCTCGTTCATGTACGGTCCTACGTTAATACTGTAATGTGAGTTATATATGGCAAACTGTTAACGCTGCGTGTGTAGTTACGACAACACTTGTGGTCAGCGTACATCATTCCGTTTCACAAACGATGCTATTCCGTAAGACAATTAACAATTGTACTTCGTCCGACCGAAATTTCGTGCGAGCTTAATTTTTAAGTGTATTTTGAGGAAGATTGagatttaatgataaatttatatccgTTACACAATGACGTGaaagtttttcaatataattttaatttattgaatttatttattaaaaactgttaacttttatttcgttatattaaattttttgtgatGATTGAAATgggaaaatgtaaattttcggATTTTTAAGTTCCTGTTATCatggttgctgtaaagtaaccgaaatgttgGGAGtatgttgaaaaaataataaaaaaaacccttagtataagttgtttttaacataaattaaaatgaatgagATCTaggactttcgcgagtattcatttaaatgaaactaatatttttcggattacttcgcgtatttgattatttgaaaaaaatacattctcccgatgtttcggttactttgcagcaaccgtgatcactaaACGAGATGGCGTctcgtagtaatccgaaaaatattagtttaatataaattaatataaattgttattgaagCGTCGCTCCATTGATTCATGTTTGTCCACATATCTAAGTTTCTCTCGAATCTAATGATAAAGGATGATATTCCTCTTGTTTAAGAGATAACACCAAAGTTATTTTACCGAACATATagagaaaatatacaaagtataACTTCActaataagtataatatatgtacattaaccTTGAAGGTAGTTTGTAACTATTTGATTGATACGAAACATTCAATGgcttcaccgtgcgggtgccgggtccatcgttgcagggagaggagcttcaacagtgcctgggacttgcgacccaggtgtaggtttaaggagccctatctaacgcgttaaacgctcaccgcCCACCGTCCAAACTCCGCTCTCTGCCTAACCAAATTATGTACTAAGTTGACGTTAAACGGCAAAGTAGCAGTTAGATTTTGGGTTATTTGAATCGATTAATTGGGCCTTAGGACttggtatataataataatgtttagcatagttaatatattaaaataaataaaacattttaatgcaaTAATCTAAGGCACTCTTCATTACATCAGCTATCTGCTAGTGAAAGTCCTTTCAAAAACGACGCAGCCGTTTAAGAGATGACGTGTAACAAACAGGAAGACGtacaaattttaagaaaaattagtttagttatatattcCGTGTACACAaacatacctatatatatatttcagttgagacatacaaattaattattactgaaCTATCAGTGTTTGTAAGGTATCGTCTAAATGCCCAAAATTACACTGCAAAGATCAGAACGCCGTTCaataaaggtttttataacaaacgaGTAGAGTTCCATCTCGTGTGAGATGACTAGCGCGCTCGTTGAGGAAGCTGCATTGTGATGTGTCGATGTtgccattttataaattaaacctgAATTTTGGCAGGTTTTTGAATTGTAACGTTATAATTActcaatttaaatgtgtattctGAGATATTTGTGTtgttaatagaattttaaatgatgatTTGtctaaaaagatttatttaatgatatcgggagaaaaaaataaatttatattttgagggGAAACTCCTTATGCGACTTTCAACAAGGTTACATTACACGTTTAAAGCTCCTTTGAAAGAAGGCAGAGCGAGAGGGAATGCGTGGCGTGCGAACGCATGCGGGTAAGCAATTGTgacttgtaagtaatgttaataaagtttttcttaaagaaacactaagaaaaacttaaaaatccaTCTCCACCCATTCCTGTTTTCGTTCCAACATAACGAAGATTCACTTCTTCCGCGCGGAGGGACTCCACGTACCTTGTTTTTTCtagttcattattaaaataaacttaagatcggcataaatttattgttattataatgtatacattatatacaacaagttatttttaatatcaaaagttTTCCCATACATGGCAACTCCATTCCTACGTATCTCGTATCAGTCCGTATAGTGTCGTAGCCGGGGTCGACCGCTCGTCTCCACCGCTTTTCTGGTTAACCAACTTCGCATAAAGAAGGTTATTTTTCGGCttcgttataaaatgtttgtaatcgaactataaagataatattaatagtcttTTTCTAAATTGTTTTTGCTGTTTAGACTATTCTTCATATGTGTCGATTGATGAAAATGTATGggagttaaaagttttttggtGTCGTTGAGAATATTAGAAGTTTGTCTGTGTAcgcgatattaaaaaaatataggaatagttttatttggctttgtataacatttaaattgtgagTGTATTTCGTTGTTTACTCCCACTGCTATGTTTTGCAAATcgtatattaattagtttagtAATTTTTCAATGTTAACAACAAACACACAACTTTTTATGACATTTGGAGTCTTAACAGCGAAGAGTCTTGGCCTCTCAGTAATTCTGTGAGCTTCAGAATTGTGTTTTCACGTCTTCCCTTCCCATCGTCTTCTAAGATACCATCATCAGCCCAGCTTCATAAGATCACCATGAATAAGGTAACGAGATCTGATACTcgcgagtattaatttaaataaaactaatattttcggacgTACTAACGTTATGACTATTTGAAGTACATACtcgcgacgtttcggttactttgagGCTGTGATCACggagacgagatgagaatCTTCTtgaaacatgaaaaataacgCGCTGCAAACCGAAAATATGagttcttatttaaatgaataagggatttttaaactatttcttCACTAATAGATTAACTAACGGCCTCAGCAACTTAATATGTTGACATTCAATAGTCTCTTGAGCtgaacatatacatatttatataaaattaaggtaAAAAACACAactaaattgattattttagttatattataacatagcaacaattttataaaattaaatcatggCAAGCGAACGATTTCTTGAAGAGTTTGgtttaaaaacgaaataatgTATAGTGAGTTGGGATCGTTGTTACATCTTCACACAATAGTTGATGGACAAGGAGGTATAAAGCTGTTCTTTGGTCACTGAATCTGCTAGTCTGCTAGAAGTAAGGAGTGGTTCTGCTAGAAGTAAGGAGTTTGTCTGATAGATGTAAGGAGTTTTTCTGATAgaagttaatagtttttctgcTAGGAATAAGGATTTTTTCTGATAGAAGTAAGGAGTATTTTTGATAGAAGTAAGGAGTTTTCTTCTTTATCTTCTACCTCATTATCTTTTATCATCAGGACGCTCGAGCTAATATCAAACTACCCTTAGAATTGATATAATCAGCTAATACCGACAGTCTTAAGGTATTTTGCACATAAATCAGCGAGTTATGAACCAGCTTCACAAATGATGGTATAGTAGTAAGTTTACGAATGCGTAACGCGAAACGTTAAGTATTTAGTTCGTCGTTGCAAACTTATAGTACGAATGAAAGCATTGTTTGTCGTATGTCATAAAAAACATGATCGAACGAGGTCCAGTCGCTGAAATACTCCCAAAAGAAATGACAACTTTCCAACGGATATAAACTTTTGAGACGGGGACTTTATCGCTCCCCAAACAGCC
This window harbors:
- the LOC116778486 gene encoding serine/threonine-protein kinase ULK3-like isoform X3; the encoded protein is MSSLKNSALGVIPPFTKRIQRHIYIITEYCCGGDLSKYIHKYGRVPEHQVLYFLQQLASALKFLREEGVVHMDLKPHNLLLHKDSDNKYLLKVADFGFAQHLTEESMRSVRGSPLYMAPEMILGKYDARVDLWSVGVIMYECLFGRAPYSSATLKELVDKIQRQAPIQIPANSSLSAGCLDLLTRLLQHDPNRRISYEEFFSHQYLDLEYMPSKQNYNTAVGLIKRAIELDGEGRLGDALEGYATGLRYLVPAARVHTDPARRAALAAKLERYMDRAEEIKRLLSGQSPAPSPPVLPEVAARSPICRGCASGQGSGTSYDFQEIRTIQDAYAEESTGSGRDPDQDTQDRQSDAEVKTKKDKRSALARLLRRPLPDITSQEVEETSPRTDDNCKIA
- the LOC116778486 gene encoding serine/threonine-protein kinase ULK3-like isoform X1 produces the protein MSFPKIDGYVVTEKLGSGSYSTVYKAYTKVGARSVVAVKCVDKSRVKHSGAAIDNLITEIRLLKTLRHPHIVHMKEFTWDAKHIYIITEYCCGGDLSKYIHKYGRVPEHQVLYFLQQLASALKFLREEGVVHMDLKPHNLLLHKDSDNKYLLKVADFGFAQHLTEESMRSVRGSPLYMAPEMILGKYDARVDLWSVGVIMYECLFGRAPYSSATLKELVDKIQRQAPIQIPANSSLSAGCLDLLTRLLQHDPNRRISYEEFFSHQYLDLEYMPSKQNYNTAVGLIKRAIELDGEGRLGDALEGYATGLRYLVPAARVHTDPARRAALAAKLERYMDRAEEIKRLLSGQSPAPSPPVLPEVAARSPICRGCASGQGSGTSYDFQEIRTIQDAYAEESTGSGRDPDQDTQDRQSDAEVKTKKDKRSALARLLRRPLPDITSQEVEETSPRTDDNCKIA
- the LOC116778486 gene encoding serine/threonine-protein kinase ULK3-like isoform X4, with product MQRHIYIITEYCCGGDLSKYIHKYGRVPEHQVLYFLQQLASALKFLREEGVVHMDLKPHNLLLHKDSDNKYLLKVADFGFAQHLTEESMRSVRGSPLYMAPEMILGKYDARVDLWSVGVIMYECLFGRAPYSSATLKELVDKIQRQAPIQIPANSSLSAGCLDLLTRLLQHDPNRRISYEEFFSHQYLDLEYMPSKQNYNTAVGLIKRAIELDGEGRLGDALEGYATGLRYLVPAARVHTDPARRAALAAKLERYMDRAEEIKRLLSGQSPAPSPPVLPEVAARSPICRGCASGQGSGTSYDFQEIRTIQDAYAEESTGSGRDPDQDTQDRQSDAEVKTKKDKRSALARLLRRPLPDITSQEVEETSPRTDDNCKIA
- the LOC116778486 gene encoding serine/threonine-protein kinase ULK3-like isoform X2; translated protein: MSFPKIDGYVVTEKLGSGSYSTVYKAYTKVGARSVVAVKCVDKSRVKHSGAAIDNLITEIRLLKTLRHPHIVHMKEFTWDAKHIYIITEYCCGGDLSKYIHKYGRVPEHQVLYFLQQLASALKFLREEGVVHMDLKPHNLLLHKDSDNKYLLKVADFGFAQHLTEESMRSVRGSPLYMAPEMILGKYDARVDLWSVGVIMYECLFGRAPYSSATLKELVDKIQRQAPIQIPANSSLSAGCLDLLTRLLQHDPNRRISYEEFFSHQYLDLEYMPSKQNYNTAVGLIKRAIELDGEGRLGDALEGYATGLRYLVPAARVHTDPARRAALAAKLERYMDRAEEIKRLLSGQSPAPSPPVLPEVAARSPICRGCASGQGSGTSYDFQIRTIQDAYAEESTGSGRDPDQDTQDRQSDAEVKTKKDKRSALARLLRRPLPDITSQEVEETSPRTDDNCKIA